One genomic window of Anaerobranca californiensis DSM 14826 includes the following:
- a CDS encoding complex I subunit 5 family protein, producing MSHLPILTIVLCLFTAFSIPLIAKLKPHLISTVIKGVLIFNSVGTFLILRYINKYGSFQYYLGGWQPPWGITISIDYLGIFMLLVINIISLLITIYAEMDICHEIGNDNCPWFYTLFILLVGAMSALVLSNDLFNIFVFTEIATITACGIIAVKPNKTCVEASFKYLMLSTLGSGLILLGIALLYMVTGHFNLDFIAEELSTAIQLYPLNIIVSLALFIIGFGIKSALFPLHVWLPDAHSSAPSPSSAILSGVVVKIYAIVLLRIIYKVYGIGIFTQIPIPEIILVMATLAIFAGSLFAIAQEDIKRMLAFSSVAQIGYIFLGIALLNLNSVSGGILHIANHAMMKSLLFLAAGAIIYKTGVRKISDLEGIGFKMPITMVLFSIGALSMVGIPGFNGFISKYYLVIGALDAHKPFYALVIIISSLLNAVYYLPIVIKAFFGQKENMSFDNDGIPKKMLIPMVLLGAACIIFGLVPGNLFNLVQKAAEILLTVN from the coding sequence ATGAGCCATTTACCTATACTGACTATTGTGTTATGTTTATTTACTGCCTTTTCAATACCATTGATTGCTAAACTTAAACCCCATTTAATAAGTACTGTTATTAAAGGAGTTCTAATATTTAATTCGGTGGGGACATTTTTAATTCTTAGATATATCAATAAATACGGTTCATTCCAATACTATTTAGGTGGTTGGCAGCCACCTTGGGGAATAACTATTTCAATCGATTATTTAGGAATATTTATGCTCCTTGTAATTAATATAATTTCCCTATTAATAACCATCTATGCTGAAATGGATATCTGTCATGAAATTGGTAATGACAACTGTCCATGGTTTTATACTTTATTTATTTTGTTAGTTGGAGCTATGAGTGCTTTAGTCCTTTCTAATGACTTATTTAATATATTTGTTTTTACTGAAATTGCGACAATTACAGCTTGTGGGATTATAGCGGTTAAGCCTAATAAAACCTGTGTAGAAGCCTCTTTTAAATACTTAATGTTAAGTACTTTAGGTTCTGGATTGATTTTGTTAGGTATTGCCCTATTATATATGGTTACTGGCCACTTTAATTTAGATTTTATAGCAGAGGAACTTTCCACAGCGATTCAGTTATATCCTTTAAATATTATTGTGTCTTTAGCTTTATTTATTATAGGATTTGGAATAAAATCAGCTTTATTTCCACTACATGTTTGGTTGCCAGATGCCCATTCATCTGCTCCATCACCATCTAGTGCTATTTTATCTGGGGTTGTAGTTAAAATTTATGCTATAGTATTATTACGAATAATCTATAAGGTTTATGGTATCGGAATATTTACCCAAATTCCAATACCAGAGATAATTTTAGTTATGGCCACATTAGCGATTTTCGCCGGATCATTATTTGCCATAGCCCAAGAAGATATCAAGAGAATGTTAGCTTTTTCTTCTGTAGCACAAATTGGATATATATTCTTAGGAATTGCTTTATTAAATTTAAACAGCGTATCTGGAGGAATTCTCCATATAGCTAACCATGCTATGATGAAATCCCTACTCTTTTTAGCAGCAGGGGCAATAATCTATAAAACTGGTGTAAGAAAAATTAGTGATTTAGAGGGTATAGGATTTAAAATGCCGATAACAATGGTTTTATTTAGTATCGGAGCATTATCTATGGTGGGGATTCCTGGTTTTAATGGTTTTATTAGTAAATATTACCTCGTAATTGGAGCATTAGATGCCCATAAACCTTTTTATGCATTAGTAATAATTATCAGCAGTTTACTGAATGCAGTTTATTATTTGCCTATTGTAATAAAGGCTTTTTTTGGACAAAAGGAAAACATGTCCTTTGACAATGATGGAATACCAAAAAAAATGTTAATACCTATGGTCCTTTTAGGAGCAGCATGTATTATTTTTGGGCTTGTACCAGGTAACTTATTTAATCTTGTTCAGAAGGCAGCGGAGATATTATTAACTGTTAATTAA